One genomic region from Leptolyngbyaceae cyanobacterium JSC-12 encodes:
- a CDS encoding asparagine synthase (glutamine-hydrolyzing) (IMG reference gene:2510096667~PFAM: Asparagine synthase~TIGRFAM: asparagine synthase (glutamine-hydrolyzing)), with amino-acid sequence MPSQPSPPAAMILKSAQFLGYWGSGHLPELETQLDILSAAMDTFGVVKRRSSPIGGDLPQAVWGVATTEAGGTDAWIKLEPKHLTLRRDAFGRSPLYWMQIDQVIWFASRLQWLLPLSDRAVYVPAVYGYACFSYVPTPLTPITGIFSLAASTAQTWNQLPDGTLSQPIQTCWQEWQESPEQLNDEAMAIAQLQTHLKNAVHQQIADLTDQPVGVFLSGGLDSSVVAALLVQAGLKVQAYTLNFGEPNLSEHWYAEQVAQFLNIPLHIVNVTPKQVRSALVPTAQALDLPFGDGVTVPLFLLAQAASQEVRVVFNGEGGDQLFAGWTNKPLIAAGVYQTEQPQTESFTQQYLRTFHRLWGYEAQVFQSEIYAQVQTLDPQQWLEMALASQGCPSLLHRLRRATLMLKGAQNIHPRAMNIGSAHRLDVRSPFCDLTLAQWAFQISSRLHLQGACEKYILKRAVADWLPPEIVWRTKRGMGVPLTNWCFNDLWHDLGQWLNPARLRREGLWHPNIAAQLVSGQLGTIQGRRIGECLWLLLMWQVWREVYQDCSRSVYSFDHPFWLPSWLGRSYLRLRKGVHQW; translated from the coding sequence ATGCCATCACAGCCCTCCCCCCCAGCAGCTATGATTCTCAAGTCAGCTCAGTTTCTGGGCTATTGGGGTTCGGGGCACTTGCCAGAATTGGAAACCCAGTTGGATATCCTATCGGCGGCGATGGATACGTTTGGGGTGGTGAAACGGAGATCGTCCCCAATTGGAGGTGATTTGCCCCAGGCGGTGTGGGGAGTGGCGACAACGGAAGCTGGGGGCACTGATGCCTGGATTAAGCTGGAACCTAAGCATCTGACCTTAAGACGGGATGCTTTTGGGCGATCGCCGTTGTATTGGATGCAAATTGACCAGGTGATCTGGTTTGCTTCCCGGTTGCAATGGTTGCTGCCATTGAGCGATCGTGCTGTCTATGTGCCAGCCGTATATGGCTATGCCTGTTTTTCCTACGTACCTACCCCCCTAACTCCGATCACAGGTATCTTTAGCCTTGCGGCTAGCACTGCGCAAACCTGGAACCAATTACCAGATGGCACCCTTTCTCAACCGATTCAGACTTGCTGGCAGGAGTGGCAAGAATCGCCGGAACAACTGAACGACGAAGCGATGGCGATCGCTCAACTGCAAACCCATCTGAAAAACGCTGTTCACCAACAAATTGCTGACCTGACGGATCAACCTGTGGGGGTATTTCTATCTGGCGGATTGGATTCTTCTGTAGTAGCAGCGTTGTTAGTTCAAGCTGGTTTAAAGGTTCAAGCTTATACGCTGAACTTTGGTGAACCAAACCTGTCTGAACACTGGTATGCCGAACAGGTTGCTCAATTTCTAAACATCCCATTGCACATCGTTAATGTCACGCCCAAACAAGTTCGGTCTGCTTTAGTTCCCACAGCTCAAGCCCTGGATTTACCCTTTGGCGATGGGGTAACTGTGCCCCTGTTTTTGCTGGCGCAGGCTGCCAGTCAGGAAGTTCGCGTAGTGTTCAATGGGGAAGGGGGGGATCAACTGTTTGCTGGATGGACGAATAAACCACTGATTGCCGCAGGCGTATATCAAACTGAGCAGCCCCAGACAGAATCTTTTACGCAGCAGTATCTCCGCACCTTTCATCGTCTTTGGGGCTACGAAGCGCAGGTGTTTCAGTCAGAGATATACGCTCAGGTGCAAACGCTTGATCCGCAACAATGGCTAGAGATGGCACTTGCTTCTCAAGGCTGTCCTTCTTTGCTGCATCGGTTGCGTCGTGCCACGTTGATGCTCAAAGGTGCCCAAAATATCCATCCTCGCGCGATGAATATTGGTAGTGCTCACAGGCTTGATGTGCGATCGCCTTTTTGTGATCTGACTTTGGCCCAGTGGGCGTTTCAGATTTCGAGTCGTTTGCACCTGCAAGGTGCCTGTGAAAAGTACATCTTGAAGCGGGCAGTAGCCGATTGGTTGCCGCCAGAAATTGTGTGGCGTACCAAGCGCGGCATGGGGGTTCCATTAACCAATTGGTGCTTCAATGACCTCTGGCATGATCTGGGGCAATGGCTAAATCCAGCTCGCTTACGACGAGAAGGTCTCTGGCATCCTAATATTGCGGCTCAACTCGTTTCTGGGCAACTTGGCACCATTCAGGGGCGACGCATTGGGGAATGCCTATGGCTACTGCTAATGTGGCAAGTTTGGCGCGAAGTTTATCAAGATTGCTCTAGGTCAGTTTATTCCTTCGACCATCCCTTCTGGCTTCCATCCTGGCTTGGACGTTCCTACCTGCGTTTACGAAAAGGTGTTCACCAATGGTAG
- a CDS encoding diaminopimelate decarboxylase (IMG reference gene:2510096668~PFAM: Pyridoxal-dependent decarboxylase, C-terminal sheet domain; Pyridoxal-dependent decarboxylase, pyridoxal binding domain~TIGRFAM: diaminopimelate decarboxylase), with amino-acid sequence MVDMLSSISSSPYTSLLLSPEVVTELLQLYGSPLYVYNGDRLRQTIDHITQAFPYHNTHFHFATVTNGNLSLLQIFGDRGWGIHANTPGDIYLALHAGFQPSQIVYSGSNLNRDEMHQVLDWGVATLNLDSLAQLQLLCSLSFPSSPGSLPRIGLRLNHPLLTGDSRIGVRPQEFARAIAIAHQAGFQISGLHFYRGTGTNATKAFTQVIDEVITIAQQLPDWRYLDFGGGFGYPYHHDGLSFNWQEFGAAISQRISQLRQPIELIIEPGRAAIAGCAALLCQVISVKWQDDKQIVGTDTTVANLSVPAVHGGYREIVVVRRQKDLRVSMEDPGLENSESLLFPTDICGNTTYSRDYLGRNCQLPVMQPGDVLAVLDVGAYGYAMSSHFLHRPRPAEVLLEGDSHRLIRRREDYSVLLANQVFTGGEGA; translated from the coding sequence ATGGTAGATATGCTTAGTTCAATTTCCAGTTCCCCTTATACATCGCTCCTTCTCAGTCCTGAAGTTGTAACAGAACTCCTTCAGCTTTATGGTTCTCCTCTATATGTATACAATGGCGATCGCTTACGCCAAACCATTGATCACATTACCCAGGCATTTCCCTATCACAATACCCACTTTCACTTTGCTACAGTCACTAATGGCAACCTCTCCCTGTTGCAGATCTTTGGTGATCGTGGTTGGGGCATCCATGCCAACACCCCTGGCGATATTTATCTAGCATTGCATGCTGGCTTTCAGCCTAGCCAAATTGTTTACAGTGGCAGCAACCTTAACCGTGACGAAATGCATCAAGTCCTGGATTGGGGCGTAGCAACCTTGAATCTGGATAGTCTGGCGCAACTGCAATTGCTCTGTTCCCTATCGTTCCCATCTTCCCCAGGCTCCCTTCCTCGCATTGGTCTCCGCCTTAACCATCCCTTGCTGACAGGTGACAGCCGCATTGGAGTTCGTCCACAGGAGTTTGCAAGGGCGATCGCTATAGCACACCAGGCAGGATTCCAGATTAGCGGCTTGCACTTTTATCGAGGGACGGGCACGAACGCAACAAAAGCGTTTACGCAAGTGATTGACGAGGTAATCACGATCGCTCAACAACTTCCTGATTGGCGCTACCTCGACTTTGGCGGTGGGTTTGGCTATCCCTATCACCATGATGGGTTGTCCTTTAACTGGCAGGAGTTTGGAGCCGCAATCAGCCAGCGCATCAGTCAATTGCGGCAACCGATTGAGCTAATTATTGAACCCGGACGAGCCGCGATCGCGGGTTGTGCCGCCTTACTCTGCCAGGTGATTTCTGTGAAATGGCAGGACGATAAACAAATCGTCGGCACCGATACGACCGTCGCCAATCTCTCCGTTCCAGCCGTGCATGGAGGCTATCGGGAAATCGTCGTTGTCAGAAGGCAGAAGGATTTAAGAGTGTCGATGGAAGATCCTGGATTGGAGAACTCAGAATCCCTCCTTTTCCCCACTGATATCTGTGGCAACACCACCTATTCCCGCGATTATCTCGGGCGCAATTGCCAACTTCCAGTAATGCAACCGGGAGATGTGCTGGCAGTGCTAGATGTAGGGGCTTATGGTTATGCGATGTCATCCCATTTTTTGCATCGTCCCCGTCCAGCGGAGGTGCTGTTGGAGGGAGATTCTCATCGATTAATTCGGCGGCGAGAAGATTACAGTGTGTTGTTGGCAAACCAGGTTTTTACAGGAGGCGAGGGTGCATGA
- a CDS encoding hypothetical protein (IMG reference gene:2510096669), with amino-acid sequence MRCIHCGTDNNRQDRLRHQGRCKSCQHPFVFDPPVFDPQSMGQPRLTDRYFQSLINKLSFNNTLYFTQRQLMYCFQHRYYGRPQAYFRPRLQLQLPPRGLLGNLGVGLVLGSFLLMILASKGVIPPLFGLSGFLIFPGIVLISRDLSQRRRIRDDRQRVVDREWEAQRQRQKAPAARLQVAESQIEGWLKRWQAVNGAIEKLLPPPKRIEEPVAVQPDVAQYSFDRLVICDRDSIAQLLIANNFHFERNCAIVSITGYPPRIFDTVMAMVRRNPELKVYVLHDCTAAGIACVEQVRTEPQWFQNNPIPIVDVGLLPTQVSQSQMYFYTSFAARQYAAPYLDRIRSRLTEEELDDIASGRYLELEAFTPRQVIQILNSAIQANERRDVNLTKSNLPNLVTLEEQDCFYIYESSAEIASFG; translated from the coding sequence ATGAGATGTATTCACTGTGGAACGGACAATAATCGACAAGACCGCTTGCGGCATCAGGGACGCTGCAAATCCTGCCAACATCCTTTTGTGTTCGACCCTCCTGTGTTCGACCCTCAAAGCATGGGACAACCTCGGCTCACGGATCGATATTTTCAGAGCTTAATCAACAAACTCTCATTCAATAACACATTATATTTTACCCAACGGCAATTGATGTACTGCTTTCAGCATCGATACTATGGTCGTCCGCAGGCATACTTTCGTCCACGCTTACAGTTGCAACTACCGCCCAGAGGGCTATTAGGAAATTTGGGTGTTGGTCTGGTGCTTGGTAGCTTTTTGCTAATGATTCTGGCTAGCAAGGGCGTGATTCCGCCATTGTTTGGGCTAAGTGGGTTTCTGATTTTTCCAGGTATCGTATTGATTAGTCGAGATCTGAGCCAGCGCAGACGAATACGTGACGATCGCCAGCGAGTAGTAGACCGGGAATGGGAAGCCCAGCGCCAGCGACAAAAAGCTCCTGCTGCTAGGTTGCAGGTTGCAGAAAGTCAGATCGAGGGGTGGTTAAAACGTTGGCAGGCAGTAAATGGCGCAATTGAGAAATTACTGCCGCCGCCCAAAAGAATTGAGGAACCAGTCGCAGTTCAGCCAGATGTAGCGCAGTACAGTTTTGATCGATTAGTGATTTGCGATCGCGACAGCATTGCCCAACTCTTGATTGCCAACAACTTTCACTTTGAGCGGAATTGTGCCATTGTCAGCATCACAGGCTACCCACCTCGAATTTTTGACACGGTGATGGCAATGGTACGGCGCAATCCAGAACTGAAGGTGTATGTCTTGCATGATTGCACTGCTGCTGGAATTGCCTGTGTGGAACAAGTTAGAACAGAGCCGCAGTGGTTTCAAAACAATCCAATCCCAATTGTGGATGTGGGCTTGCTGCCAACCCAAGTTTCACAAAGCCAGATGTATTTTTATACATCATTTGCTGCTAGACAGTATGCTGCTCCGTATTTAGATAGGATTCGTTCTCGCCTGACTGAAGAGGAACTTGATGATATTGCATCGGGGCGATATCTGGAGTTGGAGGCATTTACACCACGACAGGTAATTCAGATTTTGAACTCAGCTATTCAAGCAAATGAAAGAAGAGATGTCAACTTAACAAAATCTAACTTACCCAATTTAGTCACCCTGGAGGAGCAAGATTGCTTCTACATTTATGAAAGTTCTGCAGAGATTGCAAGTTTTGGTTAA
- a CDS encoding hypothetical protein (IMG reference gene:2510096670), with the protein MKCIQCQTDNTLKDRTNNYGRCKQCQHPFVFEPTSMGTLKVTDMMFAKAIADLSANNTLYFTPKQLLYLLDKRLQAKSASSPIKSLGNCIALSIFTFFIFVSPGLAKGNLSLLFIPVAINLIFLCVLWFQSVDKSASVKARRVAAQCLRFQGAFVFIFGIILSLNTQLFSLFAFAVLFGILSFYLGTWQHKVQKNTTQTLLLEVGKFQEWLAAWQRINPIAKLLPIPNETSLPMTMNPDVTAYSFDRLVVTDSAAIAQFLIANNFHFENNCAILSITGYPQGIFDTTMAMLQRNPDLKVYAFHDCSATGVNLVHQLRTSPQWFQNSSVEIFDVGLLPRQVIAMPTLLVQRSSKFADMAKQLAVPVRQQFTADELAWLDDGNAVLLESLPPQRLIQALHRGIAASHRILEENSLSDSDLIFVEDNSGSYYFVESFG; encoded by the coding sequence ATGAAATGTATTCAATGTCAGACTGATAACACCTTAAAGGATCGGACAAATAATTATGGTCGCTGTAAGCAATGTCAGCATCCATTTGTGTTTGAGCCAACCAGCATGGGTACTCTGAAAGTGACGGATATGATGTTCGCGAAAGCGATCGCTGATTTGTCTGCCAATAACACGCTGTATTTCACACCCAAGCAACTCCTTTACCTGTTAGATAAGCGCCTGCAAGCAAAATCCGCTTCCAGTCCAATCAAATCGCTGGGTAATTGTATAGCGTTAAGCATTTTCACCTTTTTTATTTTTGTGTCACCTGGTTTGGCTAAAGGTAATCTCTCTTTATTGTTCATTCCAGTAGCGATTAACCTCATTTTTCTGTGTGTTCTGTGGTTCCAAAGTGTAGATAAATCAGCTTCAGTTAAGGCACGTCGGGTTGCCGCACAATGTTTGCGATTTCAGGGAGCTTTTGTTTTCATTTTTGGAATTATATTAAGTCTGAATACTCAGCTTTTTTCATTGTTTGCCTTCGCTGTTCTCTTTGGTATTTTGTCTTTTTATTTGGGTACATGGCAGCACAAAGTACAGAAAAACACTACTCAAACCTTGCTGCTAGAAGTAGGCAAGTTTCAAGAATGGTTAGCTGCGTGGCAACGAATTAACCCAATCGCTAAGCTGCTGCCCATACCCAATGAAACGTCACTGCCTATGACCATGAACCCCGATGTGACAGCATATAGCTTTGATCGGTTAGTGGTGACTGATAGTGCTGCGATCGCTCAATTCCTGATTGCCAATAACTTTCACTTTGAGAACAACTGCGCCATTCTCAGCATTACTGGCTACCCACAGGGAATTTTTGACACTACGATGGCAATGCTTCAGCGCAATCCAGACCTGAAGGTATATGCCTTTCACGATTGCAGTGCTACAGGAGTTAATTTAGTCCATCAGCTACGAACCAGTCCCCAATGGTTTCAAAATAGCAGCGTTGAGATTTTTGATGTGGGCTTACTACCGCGCCAGGTTATCGCAATGCCAACGTTGCTTGTACAACGATCATCAAAGTTTGCTGATATGGCTAAACAACTAGCAGTTCCAGTGCGGCAACAATTCACAGCAGATGAACTGGCATGGCTCGACGATGGCAATGCTGTCTTGCTAGAGTCACTTCCCCCCCAGAGATTGATTCAGGCATTGCATCGAGGAATTGCTGCCAGCCATAGAATCCTGGAGGAAAACAGCCTTAGCGATAGTGACTTGATTTTTGTAGAAGACAATAGTGGTTCCTACTATTTTGTTGAAAGTTTTGGGTGA
- a CDS encoding aspartate carbamoyltransferase, catalytic chain (IMG reference gene:2510096671~PFAM: Aspartate/ornithine carbamoyltransferase, carbamoyl-P binding domain; Aspartate/ornithine carbamoyltransferase, Asp/Orn binding domain~TIGRFAM: aspartate carbamoyltransferase) has product MLLDQNPSTLNNQVVYAEGVPFSSFGMATSTWTRRHILSLADFTPSEYDTVLQTAVSFQEVLSRRTKKVPTLQGLVVTNLFFESSTRTRSSFELAAKRLSADILNFAPGTSSLTKGETILDTAKTYLAMGTDMMVIRHREAGVPHAIAAEMDRLDVRVGVLNAGDGQHEHPSQALLDLFTICTLLDPERPRLSLLEGKKIAIVGDILHSRVARSNIWSLTASGAEVHLAGPPTLLPKWFGEFVQGKESGTRNQKDFSLSIVDSGLEQPDMPQSPIANHPPLTISSPPFSRKLFLHWHLEPALKDADYVMTLRLQKERMTSHLLPSLREYHQLFGITRDRLQLCQPGVKILHPGPVNRGVEISSDLMDDPQFSLISQQVTSGVAVRMALLYLMGVSRGL; this is encoded by the coding sequence ATGCTGCTTGATCAAAATCCATCCACTCTAAATAACCAAGTCGTGTACGCTGAAGGCGTTCCCTTTTCATCCTTTGGCATGGCTACAAGCACCTGGACACGTCGTCACATTCTGTCTCTGGCTGACTTTACCCCATCCGAATACGATACGGTTTTGCAAACAGCGGTCAGCTTTCAGGAAGTGCTCTCTCGACGGACGAAAAAGGTTCCCACCTTGCAAGGATTGGTGGTAACCAATCTATTTTTTGAATCTTCAACCCGCACTCGCAGCAGTTTTGAACTGGCGGCAAAACGCTTGTCTGCCGATATTCTCAACTTTGCACCGGGTACGTCTTCTCTCACAAAGGGGGAGACGATTTTAGACACAGCAAAAACCTATCTGGCAATGGGTACAGACATGATGGTGATTCGGCATCGGGAAGCTGGGGTTCCACATGCGATCGCTGCCGAAATGGATCGCTTAGATGTCAGAGTGGGAGTACTGAATGCAGGGGATGGCCAACACGAACACCCCTCCCAGGCACTGCTGGATTTATTTACCATCTGCACCTTACTCGATCCCGAACGCCCACGACTGTCGCTGCTGGAAGGGAAAAAAATCGCGATCGTCGGAGATATTTTGCATTCTCGCGTTGCCCGTTCTAATATCTGGAGCCTCACCGCCAGTGGAGCCGAAGTGCATCTGGCTGGTCCACCCACGTTATTGCCGAAGTGGTTTGGGGAATTTGTGCAGGGCAAGGAGTCAGGAACCAGGAATCAGAAGGATTTTAGCTTGTCGATTGTTGATTCTGGATTGGAGCAACCGGATATGCCTCAATCGCCAATCGCTAATCACCCACCACTCACCATCTCATCTCCTCCGTTCTCGCGTAAACTTTTTCTCCACTGGCATCTGGAACCTGCTTTGAAGGATGCGGATTATGTAATGACGCTGCGGCTTCAGAAGGAACGGATGACGAGCCATCTCCTGCCCAGTTTGCGGGAATATCATCAATTGTTTGGCATTACCCGCGATCGCCTGCAACTGTGTCAGCCAGGCGTAAAGATACTGCATCCGGGTCCAGTGAATCGTGGCGTGGAAATTAGTTCTGATTTGATGGATGATCCACAGTTCAGCTTGATCTCGCAACAGGTGACAAGCGGGGTGGCAGTACGCATGGCGTTGTTGTACCTGATGGGTGTGAGTAGGGGATTATGA
- a CDS encoding metalloendopeptidase-like membrane protein (IMG reference gene:2510096672~PFAM: Peptidase family M23), which produces MKLNPLLIGISVALLIGVGAAWSVGNQSGRWAWELAPKISGYIPDPNDINFYYPLPEVVETTSPFGYRIHPIYGNRRLHSGIDLGAPEGMPVLSAHSGYVRYADWGDGYGKMVIVEYADGKYQTLYAHLSEILVRDGEAVRPRQVIGKVGSTGGVTGPHLHFELLRKQGDDFTPIDPAAQVKAVEAYVAVRPPEPDTQKEAWVATKTAEPSQEKSQPWEAPNLPNFSDRPLPTSVASQPSIADNRVLSSEATTSNPASPSSLDNPILNFDP; this is translated from the coding sequence ATGAAGCTAAACCCTTTACTGATTGGAATCAGCGTAGCCCTCCTGATAGGGGTGGGCGCAGCCTGGAGTGTGGGCAATCAATCCGGCAGATGGGCATGGGAGCTTGCACCAAAAATATCCGGTTACATCCCCGACCCAAACGATATCAACTTTTACTACCCCTTACCAGAAGTGGTTGAGACTACTAGCCCATTTGGATACCGCATTCACCCAATTTACGGAAATCGGCGGCTGCATTCTGGGATAGATTTGGGTGCGCCGGAGGGAATGCCTGTGCTCTCTGCCCATTCTGGCTATGTGCGCTATGCCGATTGGGGGGATGGTTACGGCAAGATGGTGATTGTAGAGTATGCTGATGGCAAATATCAAACGTTGTACGCTCACCTGTCGGAAATTTTGGTGCGAGATGGAGAAGCCGTTCGTCCGCGACAGGTAATTGGCAAAGTAGGCAGTACCGGAGGTGTCACTGGACCTCACTTACATTTTGAATTGCTGCGCAAACAAGGCGATGATTTCACGCCCATTGATCCGGCTGCGCAGGTGAAAGCTGTAGAAGCTTACGTCGCTGTTAGACCACCAGAACCCGACACTCAGAAAGAAGCCTGGGTTGCTACAAAAACTGCCGAACCATCCCAGGAAAAATCTCAACCGTGGGAAGCTCCCAATTTACCCAATTTCAGCGATCGCCCGTTACCAACCAGTGTGGCATCCCAACCCTCAATCGCTGATAACAGAGTTCTTTCATCTGAAGCGACGACTTCAAATCCTGCGTCGCCCTCCTCACTGGATAACCCGATTCTGAATTTTGACCCGTGA
- a CDS encoding NADPH-protochlorophyllide oxidoreductase (IMG reference gene:2510096673~PFAM: short chain dehydrogenase~TIGRFAM: light-dependent protochlorophyllide reductase): protein MNRVNGYQRNFKKMTQDQKPTVVITGTSSGVGLYAAKAFVDRGWFVVMACRDIPKTEQAVASLGIPKDSYTILHIDLASLQSVREFVKDFRATGRSLNALVCNAAIYMPLLKEPLRSPEGYELTVATNHLGHFLLANLMLEDLKNSPAEDKRLVILGTVTHNPDELGGKIPPRPDLGNLDGFAAGFKAPISMIDGKKFEPVKAYKDSKVCNVLTMRELHRRYHDSTGITFTSLYPGCVADTPLFRNHYPLFQKLFPWFQKNITGGYVSQELAGERVAAVVIDPEYRQSGAYWSWGNRQKKDRKSFVQRVSPQARDDEKAERMWNLSEKLVGLA, encoded by the coding sequence ATGAATAGAGTTAACGGCTATCAACGAAATTTTAAGAAAATGACACAAGATCAGAAACCGACGGTTGTCATTACAGGAACCTCATCAGGAGTTGGTTTATACGCCGCAAAAGCATTTGTTGACCGCGGCTGGTTTGTGGTGATGGCGTGTCGAGATATTCCCAAAACGGAGCAAGCCGTCGCATCCCTGGGTATCCCTAAAGATAGTTACACCATCTTGCATATCGATTTAGCCTCGTTGCAAAGTGTGCGTGAGTTTGTCAAAGATTTCAGAGCTACTGGGCGATCGCTCAACGCATTGGTCTGCAATGCTGCCATCTATATGCCATTGCTGAAGGAACCCCTCCGTAGTCCAGAAGGTTATGAGTTAACTGTTGCTACTAATCATCTAGGGCATTTTTTACTGGCAAACCTGATGCTGGAAGATTTGAAAAACTCCCCGGCTGAAGACAAGCGGCTTGTGATTTTGGGCACAGTTACCCATAACCCAGATGAATTGGGAGGTAAAATTCCGCCTCGTCCAGATTTAGGCAACCTGGATGGCTTTGCTGCTGGGTTCAAAGCGCCCATCTCCATGATTGATGGCAAAAAGTTTGAGCCAGTCAAAGCCTATAAAGATAGCAAGGTGTGCAACGTGTTAACCATGCGAGAGCTACATCGTCGCTATCATGACTCTACAGGTATCACCTTCACCTCTCTCTATCCAGGCTGCGTTGCAGACACTCCCCTGTTCCGTAACCACTATCCCCTGTTCCAAAAACTCTTCCCCTGGTTCCAAAAAAACATCACAGGCGGATATGTCTCTCAAGAACTGGCAGGTGAGCGGGTTGCTGCTGTTGTGATTGATCCCGAATACCGACAATCTGGTGCGTATTGGAGTTGGGGTAATCGCCAGAAAAAAGACCGCAAATCCTTTGTGCAGAGGGTTTCTCCTCAGGCGCGAGATGATGAAAAAGCTGAGCGGATGTGGAATTTAAGCGAGAAGTTGGTTGGCTTAGCGTAG